The Algoriphagus halophilus sequence GGCGATGTCTCTACTACATATTTAACAGTACCCATGAAAATATTGATAATTGACAAAATGCATAAGAGTATTATCTCTATGCTGGAAAAGAAAGGTCATCAGGTTACTTATTCTCCAAAAATTACCAGAGAAGAAATAATGGCTCAAGTGTCAGTCTATGACGGGCTGATTATTCGATCCAAAACACCAATGGATCAACCACTATTGGAGAAAGCTGTCAATTTAAAGTTTATTGGAAGAGCAGGAGCCGGGCTTGATCAAATTGATTTGGATTACTTGGTAAACAGAGGAATCAAACTGTTTCATGCAGCCAAAGGGAATCGAGATGCTGTCGCAGAACATGCTTTGGCCATGTTGTTAGCTCTGTTTAATAATATTAAAAAATCAGATGCTGAGGTCAGAAAAGGTATTTGGGATCGTGAAGGGAATCGTGGTCATGAGTTGATGGGAAAAACCGTTGGGATCATGGGGTACGGCAATATGGGGAAATCTTTTGCTAAACGACTTAAAGGTTTTGGAGTGGATATCTATGCCTACGATAAATATAAATTGAACTTCGGGGCTAATGAAGTGAAAGAAGTGATTTGGGAAAAGTTGAAAGCTGAAGCGGATATCTTAAGTATTCATGTTCCTTTGACTCCAGAGACCAGAAATTTCCTAACTATTCAAGAGTTGGAAAGTTTTGCACGTCCTTTTTGGCTGATCAATACAGCAAGGGGTGAAGTGATCAGTTTTAAGACCTTAAATGAAGCTTTGGACCGCGGCATCTTATTAGGAGCAGTATTGGACGTTTTGGAAAATGAAAAGTTCCAAAAGTTCACCGAGGAGCAAAAAGAAGAGTTTGAAAAGCTTGCTTCTAGAGAAAATGTGCTCTTTAGTCCTCATGTAGCTGGCTGGACATTTGAGTCTTATAAAAAAATAAACAAAGTCTTAGTAAAGAAGATAACAAAAGCGTTTAAATAGCTGTTTAAACACTTTATTAGATATTTTTGGCCAATGCTTGTAATTGTTTTGTAGCAATTGGTTTATTATCTTTGAGCATCAAATAAAGACATCAGACAAAGTAACGGTCACCAAAACGCGACCGTTACTTTGTTTTTGGTGCCTTTCTAATTGAGTTAAATTATGGGAAAAGTACAATACTACACAGAAGAAGGATTGAAGAAATTGAAGGATGAACTTCAAGATCTTAAGACTAGAGGTCGTACCGATATTGCTAAGCAAATTGCTGAAGCAAGAGATAAAGGTGATTTGAGTGAAAATGCAGAGTATGATGCTGCCAAAGATGCGCAAGGTCATTTGGAATTGAAGATTGCCAAGCTGGAAGCAGTGGTAGGAAATGCACGTGTATTTGATAATTCTCAAATGGATACATCCAAAGTGGGAATACTTAGTACTGTAAAAATTAAAAATGTAAAAAACGGAATGACCGTTTCATATACCTTAGTATCTGAAGAAGAGGCTGACTTGAAAGCTGGAAAAATATCTTTGGGTTCTCCGTTCGGAAAAGGATTGGTTGGGAAGAAAAAAGGAGAGGTAGCAGAAATCAATGCACCAGCAGGAATACTCCAATTCGAAATTTTAGATATTACTTATTAAATATTTATCCCGGTGATCCGGGATTTTTTTGCTCAATACTATGGCTTCAATTTTCACCAAGATTATTAATAGAGAAATTCCCGCTCATATTGTGGCTGAGGATGAGAATTACATTGCTTTTTTGGATATTATGCCCTTGGTTAAGGGACATGTCCTGGTGGTTCCAAAACAGGAAGTAGATTACATTTTTGATTTGGAACCTGAAGTATTGGCGGGTTTACATGTCTTTGCGCAAAAAGTAGCCAAGGCCATAGATAAAACCATTAAATGTACGAGAGTAGGAGTGGCGGTAATTGGTTTAGAGGTGCCTCATGTTCACGTTCACTTGGTTCCTTTAAGAACTATGGATGACATTAATTTCGGCAGGCCAAAATTAAAACTCACTCCTGAAGAACTTGCAGAAACTGCAGAGGTGATCAAAAGTGGTTTTTAATTAGCAACTCGAAAAATAGAAAAGCTGACTCGTGAGAGTCAGCTTTTTTTGTACCTGGAAAATTATCCATCACATCACATCAAGATCTGAAATGGAGTAATTGGGAGTTCCTCCTTTTTTGGAGGCTACGAAAGCCCCTAATTTACAAGCAAAATCAAGTGTTTCAGCTAGTGTTTTATGCTCAAGGTAGCCTTTGATAAACCCACTTAAAAATGCATCACCTGCCCCAATACTATCTGCAACTTTTACTTGGTAGCCTGCATGTTCTATGATTTCACCCTTTTTATAAATTAACGCACCTGCTGATCCTTTAGTCACACAAATTAAATCCATTGGGAAATGCTGGTCTAAATGTTGACAGACCGCTTTAATGGAAGGTTTGACATTGAAAAAGTCTGCGAAAATCACCAACTCATCTTCATTGATTTTTAATACGTCGGCAAATCCCAATAGCGTCTCAATGATTTCAAAATCATAATATGGCGAACGTAAATTCGCATCAAAAAAACGCAGGGTTTCATGGTGAAGAAGCTTCAAGAGCGTAGTAAGACTTTCGGGATTTCTTACTCCCAGTGTGCCAAAGACAAAAGCATCTGATTCTGCTACCACTTTGTCCATATTTTTATTCCACTTAATAAAGTCCCAGGCAACAGGTGATACGATATCGTATTTTATGTTTTCAAGATCACTGTCATCCACCAGAACTTTGGACGTTTCATATTCTTCAATTTGCTGGATCAAGTCTGTCTGAAACTGAAAAGAATTTAGAAAATCGAGTAGTTTTTCTCCATCGGCATCTTTTCCTACCGCAGAGATCAGCTTTGATTCAAGACCTAATTGGTGAAGGTGAAGCGCCACATTCATGGGGGCACCACCTGGAACTGCTCCTTGGGGAAGGCAATCCCACAGCATTTCTCCAAATACTACTACTTTATTGATCATAGCTTAGTGAATGTTTTGATGAATTTCTTCTAATGATCTTCCTTTTGTTTCAGGCATCTTAAATATTACCCACAATAATTGCCATACCATCATGACAGCAAAGAATGAGAAGATATACCCGGGGCCAAATTGATTAGCAAAAAACGGAAATACATTGGCAATTACGGCTGCCAAGATCCAATGGGTAAATGATCCGGTTGATTGGCCATAAGCTCTTAAATCATTGGGGAACATTTCCGAAATAAACACCCAAATGACGGATCCTTGCCCGATAGCATGCGAAGCGATGAAAGCAAATACGAATATCGGTAACCAAAATGAGGGAATTCCGGGGCCTAGGAAGTTGTATGCCATTAAAGAAAGTGACACTATATAGCCCACAGAGCCAATGTACATCAGCTTTTTTCTACCTATTCTATCTATCAAATATAGTCCGAGGAAGGTTGCAATTAGATTCACTACTCCAATTCCAATGGTAGAAATTAAAGCGGATTCTGTGGAAATTCCAGCCATTTCAAATATTCTGGGAGCGAAATAGATGATTGCATTGATACCAGACACCTGGTTGAAAAAGGCGATCATAATTGCCATGAGTGTGGTAGGCAAAAAACGTTTTTTGAAGATGGCTGAAAAACTTCCTTTTTGTTTGATTTTCTGTTCTTCCTCTATGGCAAGACGGATCGCTTCATCCACTCCTTCAGGATCTGTTCTTGTCAAAATTTCTCTGGCTTGAACTTCATCATTTCTTTTACCTATTAACCATCTAGGGCTTTCTGGGATTCTGAAAATCAAAATGGAGTAAAGTAATGCAGGAATAGCTTCCGCACCCAACATCCATCGCCAGTCTTGTGTTAGCTCTGCAGTACCAATTAGGTAATTGGAGACATAGGCCATGACGATTCCAAAGACAATATTAAACTGGTATAGGGCCACCAACAGCCCGCGGTTCTTAGCAGGTGCGATTTCTGAGATATACATTGGGGCCACCACGGACGAGGCACCAACTCCCAATCCTCCCAAAAATCGGAAAAAGGTAAAGGAAGTGACATCCCATGCTAAACCAGAACCCACTGCTGAAATCAGGTAAAATAGGCCGATCCAAAGCAAGCTTTTTTGTCTACCAAATTTATCAGCTGGAATTCCTCCGAATAAGGCTCCTATAACTGTCCCGTAGAGAGCGGAAGCAATTGCTAATCCATGCATCCAATCACTTAATTCCCAGGTTTCTTGAATAGCCCGCTCGGCACCGGAAATTACAGCCGTGTCAAAGCCAAATAAAAATCCACCTAAAGCGGCAGTAATGGAGACAAAGAATGCATAGTTTTTTGAAGACATGACTAGTTTGGGTTATCGCTAAGCTAAACTAACCATAAGACTAATAAATAAAAATGAAATTTTTTCTCTTGTTACCGGAAAGGGTATATGTAGCTCCCAAACCTTTCCACGATTGCCTTTTCCAGCGATTCCTGATGGTCAGGGTGTGCAATTCGCATTAACTCATAGGCTC is a genomic window containing:
- a CDS encoding carbohydrate kinase family protein, translated to MINKVVVFGEMLWDCLPQGAVPGGAPMNVALHLHQLGLESKLISAVGKDADGEKLLDFLNSFQFQTDLIQQIEEYETSKVLVDDSDLENIKYDIVSPVAWDFIKWNKNMDKVVAESDAFVFGTLGVRNPESLTTLLKLLHHETLRFFDANLRSPYYDFEIIETLLGFADVLKINEDELVIFADFFNVKPSIKAVCQHLDQHFPMDLICVTKGSAGALIYKKGEIIEHAGYQVKVADSIGAGDAFLSGFIKGYLEHKTLAETLDFACKLGAFVASKKGGTPNYSISDLDVM
- a CDS encoding sugar porter family MFS transporter, with protein sequence MSSKNYAFFVSITAALGGFLFGFDTAVISGAERAIQETWELSDWMHGLAIASALYGTVIGALFGGIPADKFGRQKSLLWIGLFYLISAVGSGLAWDVTSFTFFRFLGGLGVGASSVVAPMYISEIAPAKNRGLLVALYQFNIVFGIVMAYVSNYLIGTAELTQDWRWMLGAEAIPALLYSILIFRIPESPRWLIGKRNDEVQAREILTRTDPEGVDEAIRLAIEEEQKIKQKGSFSAIFKKRFLPTTLMAIMIAFFNQVSGINAIIYFAPRIFEMAGISTESALISTIGIGVVNLIATFLGLYLIDRIGRKKLMYIGSVGYIVSLSLMAYNFLGPGIPSFWLPIFVFAFIASHAIGQGSVIWVFISEMFPNDLRAYGQSTGSFTHWILAAVIANVFPFFANQFGPGYIFSFFAVMMVWQLLWVIFKMPETKGRSLEEIHQNIH
- a CDS encoding 2-hydroxyacid dehydrogenase, whose protein sequence is MKILIIDKMHKSIISMLEKKGHQVTYSPKITREEIMAQVSVYDGLIIRSKTPMDQPLLEKAVNLKFIGRAGAGLDQIDLDYLVNRGIKLFHAAKGNRDAVAEHALAMLLALFNNIKKSDAEVRKGIWDREGNRGHELMGKTVGIMGYGNMGKSFAKRLKGFGVDIYAYDKYKLNFGANEVKEVIWEKLKAEADILSIHVPLTPETRNFLTIQELESFARPFWLINTARGEVISFKTLNEALDRGILLGAVLDVLENEKFQKFTEEQKEEFEKLASRENVLFSPHVAGWTFESYKKINKVLVKKITKAFK
- the greA gene encoding transcription elongation factor GreA, which produces MGKVQYYTEEGLKKLKDELQDLKTRGRTDIAKQIAEARDKGDLSENAEYDAAKDAQGHLELKIAKLEAVVGNARVFDNSQMDTSKVGILSTVKIKNVKNGMTVSYTLVSEEEADLKAGKISLGSPFGKGLVGKKKGEVAEINAPAGILQFEILDITY
- a CDS encoding HIT family protein produces the protein MASIFTKIINREIPAHIVAEDENYIAFLDIMPLVKGHVLVVPKQEVDYIFDLEPEVLAGLHVFAQKVAKAIDKTIKCTRVGVAVIGLEVPHVHVHLVPLRTMDDINFGRPKLKLTPEELAETAEVIKSGF